Proteins from one Neodiprion fabricii isolate iyNeoFabr1 chromosome 5, iyNeoFabr1.1, whole genome shotgun sequence genomic window:
- the LOC124182838 gene encoding glucose dehydrogenase [FAD, quinone]-like: MVPNYLDHPDDLEVLVEGVYFAYNLSQTSAMKKLNVRPNSNVIPECAHLNFPSRDYWRCYARFFPWSLYHHTSTCKMGTANDKMAVVDSRLRVYGVNRLRVVDASIMPNIPSCNTNAPTIMVAEKAADMIKKDWNSIFSGGCKTSNVRASENISPELRSLRDA, from the exons ATGGTTCCAAATTATTTAGACCATCCGGATGATCTCGAGGTTCTG GTAGAAGGAGTCTATTTTGCCTACAACCTCAGCCAAACCTCGGCTATGAAGAAATTGAATGTACGTCCCAACTCCAACGTGATTCCAGAGTGTGCCCACTTGAATTTTCCGTCGCGTGATTATTGGCGTTGCTACGCAAGATTTTTCCCATGGAGTCTCTATCACCACACGTCTACTTGTAAAATGGGTACTGCCAACGACAAAATGGCTGTAGTAGACTCACGCCTGAGGGTCTACGGTGTAAATCGTCTTCGGGTTGTGGACGCTTCTATCATGCCAAACATTCCATCCTGTAATACCAATGCGCCAACTATTATGGTCGCTGAAAAGGCCGCGGATATGATTAAGAAAGATTGGAATTCCATCTTTTCCGGCGGTTGCAAAACTTCGAATGTCAGAGCTTCGGAAAACATATCCCCGGAGTTGCGAAGCCTCCGTGACGCATAA